Proteins encoded together in one Penaeus vannamei isolate JL-2024 chromosome 11, ASM4276789v1, whole genome shotgun sequence window:
- the LOC113808188 gene encoding C-type lectin, with product MIAIKALVELLTEDGGAAAGAGDAKKPEGEQESELAALMKDLASAVRNNTKALLTTMEEKEELQCAPPFFAAGGECFYVNNRKRLTWVEAQTFCRGLGGDLAEPDRVNMLRAVLLQKYPADENQFFWVGASVNGTGKAWKWVSGRNVSRGDWGTDQPDGGNENCVVLSRDEFPALHDSPCYTQTMFICEKAVVIPN from the exons ATGATCGCCATCAAGGCGCTGGTGGAGCTGCTCACCGAGGAcgggggggcggcggcgggggcgggg GACGCGAAGAAGCCCGAGGGCGAGCAGGAGAGCGAGCTGGCGGCCCTGATGAAGGACCTGGCGAGCGCCGTCAGGAACAACACGAAGGCGCTGCTCACCAccatggaggagaaggagg agcTGCAGTGCGCCCCGCCCTTCTTCGCCGCCGGCGGCGAGTGCTTCTACGTCAACAACCGGAAGCGCCTCACGTGGGTCGAGGCGCAGACCTTCTGCCGGGGCCTCGGGGGCGACCTGGCCGAGCCCGACCGGGTGAACATGCTGAGGGCGGTTCTGCTGCAGAAGTATC CCGCGGACGAGAACCAGTTCTTCTGGGTCGGCGCCTCCGTGAACGGCACCGGGAAGGCGTGGAAGTGGGTGTCGGGGCGGAACGTGAGCCGCGGCGACTGGGGCACCGACCAGCCCGACGGAGGCAACGAGAACTGTGTGGTCCTGAGCCGAGACGAGTTCCCCGCGCTGCACGACTCGCCCTGCTACACCCAGACCATGTTCATCTGCGAGAAGGCGGTCGTCATCCCTAACTAG